A genomic region of Alligator mississippiensis isolate rAllMis1 chromosome 4, rAllMis1, whole genome shotgun sequence contains the following coding sequences:
- the CATIP gene encoding ciliogenesis-associated TTC17-interacting protein → MEAAPGPGQKVAAPSRAALELLALLDPAELGPCLFAETLALVDLGGRPCGELQLSAQLGSYGHPDGRDEACVLVRARSQASVDGAPCGTSLHAFVSKKLETLEQHQHEYVKLPGHPMDKTTQLVQRGGKILISCTTVEGEERQSQRWEELPAARGLVSEGAAVLLGRVLARRRAVPPSTVFLALDPEGHFCPATYSVLGTQWQQVGAEEAEVFVLERAVGATVPLTWQDSFLPDGHLARRIQVGCPTTALLLDKLPPLEQEPTEAPLAWGKQPLAWEDDAQLRSQFLDRKEELQASHAAYVRRHPELPALLGDFLQALLLRQPPDPPTFAATFFAPFATRRPPSPPFRSACPPSPP, encoded by the exons ATGGAGGCCGCGCCGGGCCCGGGGCAGAAGGTGGCCGCGCCGAGCCGGGCCGCCCTGGAGCTCCTGGCACTGCTCG ACCCGGCggagctggggccctgcctgTTCGCGGAGACGCTGGCACTGGTGGATCTGGGTGGGCGCCCGTGCGGGGAGCTGCAGCTCTCGGCCCAGCTGGGCTCCTACGGGCACCCGGACGGGCGGGACGAGGCCTGTGTGCTGGTGCgggccaggagccaggccagCGTGGACGGCGCGCCCTGCGGCACCTCCCTGCACG CCTTCGTGTCCAAGAAGCTGGAGACCCTGGAGCAGCACCAGCACGAGTACGTGAAG ctgcctgggcaccccatgGACAAGACGACGCAGCTGGTGCAGCGCGGGGGCAAGATCCTCATCAGCTGCACCACGGTGGAGGGAGAG gAGCGGCAGAGCCAGCGCTGGGAGGAGCTGCCGGCTGCGCGGGGGCTGGTGTCGGAGGGCGCCGCCGTGCTTCTGGGGCGCGTGCTGGCTCGGCGCCGTGCCGTGCCCCCCAGCACCGTCTTCCTGGCTCTGGATCCTGAGGGCCACTTCTGCCCGGCTACCTAT AGCGTGCTgggcacacagtggcagcaggtgggcgCGGAGGAAGCCGAGGTCTTCGTGCTGGAGCGCGCCGTGGGTGCCACCGTGCCCCTGACCTGGCAGGACAGCTTCCTCCCCGATGG GCATCTGGCCCGCCGCATCCAGGTGGGCTGCCCCACCACCGCCCTGCTGCTGGACAAGCTGCCGCCGCTGGAGCAGG agcccacCGAggcccccctggcctgggggaagcagcccctggcatgggAGGACGATGCACAGCTCCGCTCGCAGTTCCTGGACAGGAAG gaggagctgcaggcctCGCACGCCGCCTACGTGCGGCGCCACCCCGAGCTGCCCGCGCTGCTGGGGGACTTCCTGCAGGCCCTGCTGCTGCGCCAGCCCCCGGACCCCCCCACCTTTGCCGCCACCTTCTTCGCCCCCTTTGCCACCCGGCGCCCCCCATCACCCCCCTTCCGCAGCGCCTGCCCACCCAGCCCGCCCTAA
- the SLC11A1 gene encoding natural resistance-associated macrophage protein 1 isoform X1 produces the protein MATPQPAQGWHWTMPRDPARSCEAGGCPIPPEERGAVGGTYLEERIPIPRGDKPGFSLRKLWAFTGPGFLMSIAYLDPGNIESDLQCGAVAGFQLLWVLLWATILGLLCQRLAIRLGVVTGKDLGEICYLYYPKVPRVLLWVTIELAIIGSDMQEVIGTAIAFSLLSAGRIPLWGGVLITIIDTLFFLFLDKYGLRKLEAFFGLLITIMAVTFGYEYVVVRPSQEAVLRGIFVPYCRGCGREELLQAVGIVGAIIMPHNIYLHSSLVKSRTVDRTQQQEVREANGYFLLESCLALGISFLINLFVMAVFGQAFYHRSNRDVHDVCVNSSVSQYANIFPADNSTVSVDLYQGGVILGCYFGAAALYIWAVGILAAGQSSTMTGTYAGQFVMEGFLQLRWSRFTRVLFTRSCAIVPTVLVAAFQDVQHLTGMNDLLNVLQSILLPFAVLPVLTFTSLRPLMNNFTNGMPGKLVMALITLLVCAINLYFVVDFLPSLGSVAYWVPAGVVLAAYAAFVIYLVQGGLRGRSGGHWGPVSLPPLAPPALDLLHRARSLLPGPRPPRALRLRPPRWPPPHCQPTSRGDSGPARMGLTAGVPPPHGVTPPRLPVPPTPDPQPLPPSPGAPHSRPTAPAPPSPSAPHSRPTAPTPPSSGAPAPPGLVPPTPDPQPLPPSPARACRAGSCPWDQVPCTRRWSSRSLSELAAPRGQLAAPRGQLAARDSPRAGRGLCRAHACAAQRAVSKQRRGDRSPARQ, from the exons ATGGCGACACCGCAGCCGG cccaaggctggcatTGGACAATGCCCCGGGACCCGGCACGGAGCTGCGAGGCCGGGGGCTGCCCTATCCCCCCTGAGGAGCGCGGGGCCGTGGGGGGCACCTACCTGGAGGAGCGGATCCCCATTCCTCGGGGGGACAAG cccggCTTCAGCCTGCGCAAGCTATGGGCCTTCACAGGCCCTGGGTTCCTCATGAGCATCGCCTACCTGGACCCCGGCAACATCGAGTCGGACCTGCAGTGCGGGGCCGTGGCCGGCTTCCAG ctgctgtgggtgctgctgtgggCCACGATCCTGGGCCTGTTGTGCCAGCGCCTGGCCATCCGCCTTGGCGTCGTCACTGGCAAGGACCTGGGCGAGATCTGCTACCTCTACTACCCCAAg GTGCCCCGCGTGCTGCTGTGGGTCACCATTGAGCTGGCCATCATCGGGTCTGACATGCAAGAGGTGATCGGGACGGCCATCGCATTCAGCCTGCTCTCGGCCGGACG CATCCCCCTCTGGGGTGGGGTCCTTATCACCATCATCGAtaccctcttcttcctcttcttggaTAAATATG gTCTGCGGAAGTTGGAAGCCTTCTTTGGCCTCCTCATCACCATCATGGCTGTGACCTTCGGCTATGAG TATGTGGTGGTGCGACCGTCCCAGGAGGCCGTGCTCCGGGGCATCTTTGTGCCCTactgcaggggctgtgggcgcgaggagctgctgcaggctgtgggcATCGTAGGTGCCATCATCATGCCCCACAACATCTACCTGCACTCGTCCCTAGTCAAG TCCCGCACCGTGGACCGGACACAGCAACAGGAGGTGAGGGAGGCCAATGGGTACTTCCTGCTGGAGTCGTGCCTGGCGCTGGGCATCTCCTTCCTCATCAACCTCTTCGTCATGGCTGTCTTTGGCCAGGCCTTCTACCACCGCAGCAACCGCGATGTG CACGACGTGTGCGTCAACAGTAGCGTCAGCCAATACGCCAATATCTTCCCTGCGGACAACAGCACCGTGTCTGTGGACCTCTACCAGGGG GGCGTCATCCTGGGCTGCTACTTTGGGGCAGCCGCCCTCTACATCTGGGCCGTGGGGATCCTGGCAGCCGGGCAGAGCTCGACCATGACCGGTACCTACGCGGGGCAGTTTGTCATGGAG ggcttcctgcagctgcGCTGGTCCCGCTTCACCCGCGTCCTCTTCACCCGCTCGTGCGCCATCGTCCCCACTGTGCTCGTCGCCGCCTTCCAGGACGTGCAGCATCTGACGGGCATGAACGACctgctcaacgtgctgcagagcaTCCTG CTGCCCTTCGCGGTGCTGCCCGTCCTGACCTTCACCAGCCTCCGGCCGCTCATGAACAACTTCACCAATGGCAT GCCAGGGAAGCTGGTGATGGCACTGATCACACTGCTGGTCTGTGCCATCAACCTCTACTTCGTGGTGGATTTCCTGCCCTCGCTGGGCAGTGTCGCCTACTGGGTGCCCGCGGGTGTCGTGCTGGCCGCCTACGCCGCCTTCGTCATCTACCTGGTACAGGGGGGGCTGAGGGGGCGCAGCGGGGGGCACTGGGGGCCCGTCTCactgcctccccttgcccccccagctctggacctGCTGCATCGCGCACGGAGCCTCCTGCCTGGCCCGCGGCCCCCACGCGCGCTTCGCCTACGGCCTCCACGATGGCCCCCCCCGCACTGCCAGCCCACGAGCCGCGGAGACAGCGGGCCGGCAAGGATGGGGTTAACAGCTGGGGTGCCACCCCCCCATGGAGTGACACCCCCCAGGCtgccggtgccccccactcccgacccacagcccctgccccccagccccggtgcccctcactcccgacccacagcccctgccccccccagccccagtgcccctcactcccgacccacagcccctaccccccccagctctggtgcccccgcccccccaggcctggtgccccccactcccgacccgcagcccctgccccccagcccggcccgtgcctgcagggctggatccTGCCCCTGGGATCAGGTCCCTTGCACTCGGCGCTGGAGCAGCCGCAGCCTAAGTGAATTAGCGGCCCCGAGGGGGCAATTAGCGGCCCCGAGGGGGCAATTAGCAGCCCGGGACTCTCCCCGCGCCGGGcgggggctgtgcagggcccacgCGTGTGCAGCCCAGCGCGCTGTGAGCAAGCAGCGGAGGGGGGACCGGAGTCCGGCACGGCAATAA
- the SLC11A1 gene encoding natural resistance-associated macrophage protein 1 isoform X2: MATPQPAQGWHWTMPRDPARSCEAGGCPIPPEERGAVGGTYLEERIPIPRGDKPGFSLRKLWAFTGPGFLMSIAYLDPGNIESDLQCGAVAGFQLLWVLLWATILGLLCQRLAIRLGVVTGKDLGEICYLYYPKVPRVLLWVTIELAIIGSDMQEVIGTAIAFSLLSAGRIPLWGGVLITIIDTLFFLFLDKYGLRKLEAFFGLLITIMAVTFGYEYVVVRPSQEAVLRGIFVPYCRGCGREELLQAVGIVGAIIMPHNIYLHSSLVKSRTVDRTQQQEVREANGYFLLESCLALGISFLINLFVMAVFGQAFYHRSNRDVHDVCVNSSVSQYANIFPADNSTVSVDLYQGGVILGCYFGAAALYIWAVGILAAGQSSTMTGTYAGQFVMEGFLQLRWSRFTRVLFTRSCAIVPTVLVAAFQDVQHLTGMNDLLNVLQSILLPFAVLPVLTFTSLRPLMNNFTNGMPGKLVMALITLLVCAINLYFVVDFLPSLGSVAYWVPAGVVLAAYAAFVIYLLWTCCIAHGASCLARGPHARFAYGLHDGPPRTASPRAAETAGRQGWG, from the exons ATGGCGACACCGCAGCCGG cccaaggctggcatTGGACAATGCCCCGGGACCCGGCACGGAGCTGCGAGGCCGGGGGCTGCCCTATCCCCCCTGAGGAGCGCGGGGCCGTGGGGGGCACCTACCTGGAGGAGCGGATCCCCATTCCTCGGGGGGACAAG cccggCTTCAGCCTGCGCAAGCTATGGGCCTTCACAGGCCCTGGGTTCCTCATGAGCATCGCCTACCTGGACCCCGGCAACATCGAGTCGGACCTGCAGTGCGGGGCCGTGGCCGGCTTCCAG ctgctgtgggtgctgctgtgggCCACGATCCTGGGCCTGTTGTGCCAGCGCCTGGCCATCCGCCTTGGCGTCGTCACTGGCAAGGACCTGGGCGAGATCTGCTACCTCTACTACCCCAAg GTGCCCCGCGTGCTGCTGTGGGTCACCATTGAGCTGGCCATCATCGGGTCTGACATGCAAGAGGTGATCGGGACGGCCATCGCATTCAGCCTGCTCTCGGCCGGACG CATCCCCCTCTGGGGTGGGGTCCTTATCACCATCATCGAtaccctcttcttcctcttcttggaTAAATATG gTCTGCGGAAGTTGGAAGCCTTCTTTGGCCTCCTCATCACCATCATGGCTGTGACCTTCGGCTATGAG TATGTGGTGGTGCGACCGTCCCAGGAGGCCGTGCTCCGGGGCATCTTTGTGCCCTactgcaggggctgtgggcgcgaggagctgctgcaggctgtgggcATCGTAGGTGCCATCATCATGCCCCACAACATCTACCTGCACTCGTCCCTAGTCAAG TCCCGCACCGTGGACCGGACACAGCAACAGGAGGTGAGGGAGGCCAATGGGTACTTCCTGCTGGAGTCGTGCCTGGCGCTGGGCATCTCCTTCCTCATCAACCTCTTCGTCATGGCTGTCTTTGGCCAGGCCTTCTACCACCGCAGCAACCGCGATGTG CACGACGTGTGCGTCAACAGTAGCGTCAGCCAATACGCCAATATCTTCCCTGCGGACAACAGCACCGTGTCTGTGGACCTCTACCAGGGG GGCGTCATCCTGGGCTGCTACTTTGGGGCAGCCGCCCTCTACATCTGGGCCGTGGGGATCCTGGCAGCCGGGCAGAGCTCGACCATGACCGGTACCTACGCGGGGCAGTTTGTCATGGAG ggcttcctgcagctgcGCTGGTCCCGCTTCACCCGCGTCCTCTTCACCCGCTCGTGCGCCATCGTCCCCACTGTGCTCGTCGCCGCCTTCCAGGACGTGCAGCATCTGACGGGCATGAACGACctgctcaacgtgctgcagagcaTCCTG CTGCCCTTCGCGGTGCTGCCCGTCCTGACCTTCACCAGCCTCCGGCCGCTCATGAACAACTTCACCAATGGCAT GCCAGGGAAGCTGGTGATGGCACTGATCACACTGCTGGTCTGTGCCATCAACCTCTACTTCGTGGTGGATTTCCTGCCCTCGCTGGGCAGTGTCGCCTACTGGGTGCCCGCGGGTGTCGTGCTGGCCGCCTACGCCGCCTTCGTCATCTACCTG ctctggacctGCTGCATCGCGCACGGAGCCTCCTGCCTGGCCCGCGGCCCCCACGCGCGCTTCGCCTACGGCCTCCACGATGGCCCCCCCCGCACTGCCAGCCCACGAGCCGCGGAGACAGCGGGCCGGCAAGGATGGGGTTAA
- the CTDSP1 gene encoding carboxy-terminal domain RNA polymerase II polypeptide A small phosphatase 1 isoform X1, whose product MELGLHRALMRPRSSCMSGWGPCYAPLPPEAAARRHRPFKGPREAAAAAGLAPAAPCWSKLSAAARAPRATRAHARPGPWTAPGSSPSSAATSPGPARRAGADGRTLLPEVQPQDAGKLCAVIDLDETLVHSSFKPVSNADFIIPVEIDGVIHQVYVLKRPHVDEFLQRMGQLFECVLFTASLAKYADPVADLLDKRGAFRARLFRESCVFHRGNYVKDLSRLGRDLRRVLIVDNSPASYVFHPNNAVPVASWFDNMADTELLDLLPFFEGLSRVDDVYSVLRQHRTSS is encoded by the exons ATGGAGCTtgggctgcaccgggctctgatgcgccccagaagcagctgcatgtcGGGCTGGGGCCCCTGTTACGCGCCGCtccccccagaagcagctgcacgGAGGCATCGCCCTTTTAAGGGGCCCCGGGAAGCGGCGGCGGCTGCGGGGCTGGCTCCGGCCGCTCCATGTTGGAGCAAACTTTCCGCCGCCGCCCGGGCCCCACGCGCGACCCGAGCCCACGCGCGGCCGGGCCCATGGACGGCGCCGGGGTCATCGCCCAGCTCAGCCGCGACGAGCCCGGGCCCCGCCCGCCGCGCCGGG GCGGACGGCCGGACCCTGCTACCCGAGGTGCAGCCGCAGGACGCGGGGAAGCTCTGTGCCGTCATCGACCTGGATGAGACCTTGGTGCACAGCTCCTTCAAG cccgTGAGCAACGCGGACTTCATCATCCCCGTGGAGATCGATGGCGTCATTCATCAG gtcTACGTGCTCAAGCGGCCGCACGTGGACGAGTTCCTGCAGCGCATGGGGCAGCTCTTCGAGTGCGTGCTCTTCACCGCCAGCCTGGCCAAG taCGCCGACCCCGTGGCCGACCTGCTGGACAAGCGCGGCGCCTTCCGGGCCCGGCTCTTCCGGGAGTCCTGCGTCTTCCACCGCGGCAACTACGTGAAGGACCTGAGCCGGCTCGGGCGCGACCTGCGGCGCGTGCTCATCGTGGACAACTCGCCCGCGTCCTACGTCTTCCACCCCAACAACGCC GTGCCCGTGGCTTCGTGGTTCGACAACATGGCAGACACGGAGCTCCTGGACCTGCTGCCGTTCTTCGAGGGGCTGAGCCGCGTGGACGACGTGTACTCCGTGCTGCGGCAGCACCGGACTAGCAGCTAG
- the CTDSP1 gene encoding carboxy-terminal domain RNA polymerase II polypeptide A small phosphatase 1 isoform X2: MDGAGVIAQLSRDEPGPRPPRRGAPGLALGQKPRGRGLLRSLFCCLCQGDPEPPPRAPLLPPDEPGAKADGRTLLPEVQPQDAGKLCAVIDLDETLVHSSFKPVSNADFIIPVEIDGVIHQVYVLKRPHVDEFLQRMGQLFECVLFTASLAKYADPVADLLDKRGAFRARLFRESCVFHRGNYVKDLSRLGRDLRRVLIVDNSPASYVFHPNNAVPVASWFDNMADTELLDLLPFFEGLSRVDDVYSVLRQHRTSS; the protein is encoded by the exons ATGGACGGCGCCGGGGTCATCGCCCAGCTCAGCCGCGACGAGCCCGGGCCCCGCCCGCCGCGCCGGG GGGCCCCGGGGCTGGCGCTGGGGCAGAAGCcacggggcagggggctgctgcgGTCGCTGTTCTGCTGCCTGTGCCAGGGGGACCCCgagccgccgccccgcgcccccctgctgccacccgaCGAGCCCGGCGCCAAG GCGGACGGCCGGACCCTGCTACCCGAGGTGCAGCCGCAGGACGCGGGGAAGCTCTGTGCCGTCATCGACCTGGATGAGACCTTGGTGCACAGCTCCTTCAAG cccgTGAGCAACGCGGACTTCATCATCCCCGTGGAGATCGATGGCGTCATTCATCAG gtcTACGTGCTCAAGCGGCCGCACGTGGACGAGTTCCTGCAGCGCATGGGGCAGCTCTTCGAGTGCGTGCTCTTCACCGCCAGCCTGGCCAAG taCGCCGACCCCGTGGCCGACCTGCTGGACAAGCGCGGCGCCTTCCGGGCCCGGCTCTTCCGGGAGTCCTGCGTCTTCCACCGCGGCAACTACGTGAAGGACCTGAGCCGGCTCGGGCGCGACCTGCGGCGCGTGCTCATCGTGGACAACTCGCCCGCGTCCTACGTCTTCCACCCCAACAACGCC GTGCCCGTGGCTTCGTGGTTCGACAACATGGCAGACACGGAGCTCCTGGACCTGCTGCCGTTCTTCGAGGGGCTGAGCCGCGTGGACGACGTGTACTCCGTGCTGCGGCAGCACCGGACTAGCAGCTAG